In Pseudomonadota bacterium, the DNA window GGGACTGGGCACACCGATCCTGGTCGGCCGGCCCGAAGAGGTGACCGAGCACATGCAAACGCTCGGCGTGCAGGCCGACGGCATCGAGATCATCAACGCCCGAACGGCGCCCAACCGGCAGGCCTACATCGACTACGTCTATACCCGTATGCAGCGGCGCGGCGCGTTGCTGCGCGACAGCACGCGGTGGGTCAATCTGGACCGCAATGTCTTTGCTGCGGCCATGCTGGCGACCGGCGACGCGGATGCGGTGGTTACCGGCGTCACCCGCAACTACGCTGCCGCGCTGTCCCATATACAGCGCGTCCTCGATTCAAAGGCCGGCCATCAGGTGTTCGGCATGGCTATCCTGGTGACCCAGGGCCGCAACCTGTTTGTCGCCGACACCTCGATCAACGAAAGGCCGAGTGCGGAAGAGCTTGCGGATATCGCGGTCCAGGCCGCGGCCAAGGCGCGCGCCATGGGAACCGAGCCGCGTGTTGCGCTGGTCTCGTTCTCGAACTTCGGCAGCCGTGGCGAAGAGCAGGTGCAGCACATTCGCGATGCCGTCGAGCTGCTGGAGGCGCGCGGCGTCGACTTCGAGTTCGACGGCGAGATGGCGCCCGACACGGCGCTCGACCCCTATCTGCTTGAGTACTATCCGTTCAGCCGCCTGTCCGGTCCGGCCAACGTGTTGGTCATGCCCAGCCTGCACGCCGCAAACATTGCGTACAAGCTGGTCGAGGCCATGGAAGCGGCTGATGTCATCGGCCCGATCCTGGTCGGCCTTGAGAAGCCGGTGCAGATCGTACGCCTGGGCGCCACCGTGAACGACATCCTCAACATGGCGGCGCTGGCCGCCATCGACGTCGAGTACTAGCCGTGGCGGCGGGCGCAGAAGGATCCGCGCCGGTTTCCAGATCCGCGCCCAGGCTCGGTCAGATCGTCGCCGGCGCCTTGCCGCTGGCCGCCACGCCGGTCGTGGTGCTGGGCGCCATGGCGTTGTTCGGCCTGGCAGATCCCGTGGCCGCGCTGGTTGGCGCCGTGGCCTCTGCCGTGGTGGCGGCGATCGTCATCAGGCCGATCTTGCGCAATCTGTCGTCGGCCAAGCGTTACAGTCAAATGCTGGCGCGCGACGCGGCGGCCGACCCGCCGCGCCTGGACGCCGGCTCCGGCGCCGACGACCTGCAGGAGTTGTTGCGCCAGGTCCACGACCTCCTGGCGGCGCGTGACAAGCGCATCGACGACCTGGCCGCCGAGGCCGGACGCATTCTGGATGCCTTGCCCGACCCGATCCTGATGGTCGCGCGTGACGGCCATATCGTGCGCACCAACCGCACCGGGCGGGAGCTGTTCGGACCCGATGTCGTCGGCCGTGATCTTGCGGCGGTGACCCGTGATCCGACCTTTCTGGCGGCGGCAGATGCCGCGCGCGACCGCGGCGAAAGTTCCGATGTCGAACTGACCATCCTGGCCGGCCGCGTGCCCCACAGCTTCGGCGCCAGCGTCGCGCCACTACCGGTGCGGGGCAATGGCGGACCGGCGGTGATGGCGGTGTTTCACGACCTGACCGCGATGAAACGGACAGAGCAGATGCGCGTCGACTTTGTCGCCAACGCCAGCCACGAGATCCGCTCGCCGCTTGCCACCCTGGTCGGTTGCATCGAGACCCTCCGCGGGCCGGCGCGCGACGACGAGGATGCCTGGGACGATTTCCTGGAGATGATGGACGACCAGGGCAAACGCATGACCCGCCTGGTCGGCGACCTTTTGTCGCTGTCGCGCATCGAGCTGAACGAGCACACCCGCCCGACCGGCGAAGTCGATCTGACCGACGTGCTGGCGCGGACCCAGACCGCCTTGGAGTGGGAGGCGACCGCCAAGGACATGGTGGTGCGGTCGAAACTGGATGCGCCGCTGCCGACGGTGCGCGGCGATGCCGCGGAGATCGAACAGGTCGCCTATAACCTGCTGTCCAACGCCATTAAGTACGGGCGGGCGGGAACCGAGGTAACGGTCACCGCCGGCCATCGCCCGGCGCCGCCGGAGCGCGCGCGCATGGAGCGCATCCCCGTCGTCTGGTTCACCGTCAGGGATCGCGGCGACGGCATCGCCAGCGAACACCTGCCGCGCCTTACCGAACGTTTCTACCGCGTCGATACCGCGCGCAGCCGCGAACTGGGCGGTACGGGATTGGGCCTGGCGATCGTCAAACACATCCTGAACCGCCACCGCGGTGACCTGACCATCGACAGCACCGTCGGCGACGGCTCGACCTTCACGGTCTATCTGCCGGCGCTGGAAATCGATTGAATCCAGCATCCCCTCACACCATCCACAGGGTGTAGAAACCGGCGTCACACAACTGTCATGGAACAGTTGTAACTTCGTCATGCAGGCGACGTAGCGTCAGCCGAGCCGCAGCAGAGGAAGCTTGCGCTGGCGGCGTCTGAATGGACCTAGACAGGGGATTTTTACCATGAAAATCAGGACGTTAGCCGTTGCGACGGCTGCCCTGGTACTGACCGCCGGTGCCGCCCAGGCCCGGGATCAGATTCGCATCGTCGGCTCGTCCACGGTGTTCCCGTTTTCGACCGCCGTAGCCGAGAAGTTCGGCGAAAAGACCGACTTTCCGACGCCGGTCGTCGAAAGCACCGGTTCCGGTGGTGGCCTGAAGCTCTTCTGCGGCGGTGTCGGCGAAGAGCACCCCGACATCACCAACGCCTCGCGACGGATCAAGGAATCGGAAGTCGCGCTGTGCGCCGAGAACGGCGTCGCCGACATCATCGAGGTCAAGATCGGCTTCGACGGCATCGTCATCGCCAACAGTGTCGAGGCCGCCCAGATGGACATTGGCCTTCGTGAATTGTGGATGGCCTTGGCGGCAGAAGTGCCGGATGGCAATGGCGGCTTCGTTGCCAATCCCTATACCAACTGGAGCGACATAGACGCGTCGTTGCCGAACTACGCGATCCGTGTCCTCGGCCCACCGCCGACCTCCGGCACCCGCGACGCCTTTGTCGAACTGGCCATGGAAGGCGGCTGCAAACAGTTTGACGAAGTCAAAGCGCTCAAGGAAAGCGACGAGGATCGTTACGACGAGATCTGCCAGTCGATCCGTGAAGACGGCGCGTTTGTTGAAGCCGGCGAGAACGACAACCTGATCGTCAACAAGCTTGAAGCCGACCCGGATGCCTTCGGCATCTTCGGGTACAGCTTCTTGACCCAGAACGACGACAAGGTGCAGGGCTCGCTGATCTCCGGCGAGGCGCCGACCTTCGAGAACATCGCCGACGGCGCTTATCCGGTCTCGCGGTCGCTCTACTTCTATGTCAAGACCGCCCATATCGGCGTCGTTCCCGGCATCGACGAATACATCGTCGAGTTCACCGATGAAGGCACCTGGGGTCCGTTCGGCTATCTGGCGAACAAGGGACTGATCCCGTTGCCCGATGACGAACGCGCGAAGGTCTCGACCGACGCGAGGGCGCACAACAACCTCTCGATGTAACTGGTTCCGGCCGGTGCGCACCAAGCCGCGTCGCGCACCGGCCACCATTTTCTGAGCATGTCTTGCCGCGATCACATCGCGCGGCTCGTACGACAGAGGGGTCTCAATCCCCTTCGCAAACAATAGCGTGACAGGTCTGCAGGGGGCAGGAACGTGGGCACGGGGATAGCGACACTCATCATCTTGGCACTGGCATTCTTCGCCTATGCCAGCGGTCGCAAACGAGCACGCGGTCTGGCTGCCGCAACGGACCGACCCAGCGATCTGCATTCCCGACCTGTCTATCATGGTTGGTTCGTCGGCTTGGCCTGCGGTCTGCCGGCGGTCGCCCTTTGGATCTTGGCGCTCGCCGTCGGCGATCACATGGTCCAGGCCGCCATTCTTGCCGACCTGCCGCCGGAGATCAGCGAGCTCTCAGGCCCTCAGCTCAACCGTTTTCTTGACGATGCCCAGGCACTTGCTACTGGCGGACGGACGACCATCGATCCGACACCGGAGCTGGTTCAGGCGTCCGAACAGTACGCCAGTCTAAACGCCCTTCGGATATGGATCAGTTTTGCGGGCGCCGTCGGTCTGGGCGTGATTGGACTGGGCCTCGCGCTGCGCAAGATCGAGATCGGTTTCCGCGCTCGCCAGCCGGTCGAACGTATCTTGATGATCACCCTGCTGCTGGCAGCGACCATTTCGATCCTCACAACCATTGGCATCGTTTTCTCGGTGCTGATCGAATCCATTCGGTTCTTCGAGAAAGTTCCGATCTTTGAGTTCCTGTTCGGCCTGAACTGGAGCCCGCAAACAGCCTTACGCGTTGACCAGGTGGGCTCGTCCGGTGCGTTCGGCGCGGTGCCACTGTTTGTCGGCACGGCTCTGGTGACCCTGATTGCCATGCTTGTTGCCGGTCCAATCGGCTTGCTGTCGGCAATCTACTTGGCGGAATACGCCCACCCCAGGTTTCGCGCCATCGCCAAGCCGATCCTGGAGGTTTTGGCCGGCATTCCCACCGTCGTTTACGGCTTCTTCGCCGCACTCGTCATGGCGCCATTCTTCCGCGATGCCGGCGCTTCGATCGGCATTTCGGTGTCGTCGGAAAGCGCCATCGCCGCCGGCGTGGTGATGGGCATCATGATCATTCCGTTTGTCTCATCATTGACGGACGACGCTATTGCCGCGGTGCCCAAGCAACTGCGCGATGGATCGCTCGCACTCGGCGCCACGCGCCAGGAGACAATTACCGGCGTGATCATCCCTGCCGCGCTGCCCGGTATCGTCGCTGGTTTCCTGCTCGCGATCAGCCGTGCGGTAGGCGAGACGATGATCGTTGTGATGGCTGCCGGACTTGCCGCTAACTTGACGGTCAACCCCTTGGAGACCGTCACCACGGTCACCGTTCAGATCGTCACACTTCTGGTCGGCGATCAGGAATTCGACAGTGCCAAGACGCTCGCCGCCTTCGCGCTCGGCCTGGTGCTGTTCATCATCACCCTGGCGCTGAACGTCGTCGCGCTCAGGGTCGTTCAGAAGTATCGGGAAAAGTATGACTGACATGGCGACCAACACTTCGATTATCGGCAAGGGAAACGCGGCGCAGGCGCGCGTCAGGCGTCGCTATGCCCGCGAGCGTCGCTTCCAGTGGATATGTCTCTCGGCACTTGCCGTCGCCGGTATCTTTCTGGTCATCCTGATCGGCAGCATCGTGTCGCGTGGTTATACGGCCTTCGTTACCACTGAGATTGAGCTCGCCGTTACTTTCAATGCCGACTTGGTCGATGCCGAAAACCCGTCATCGGGCAACTATCGCATGGTGGTCGTCCAGGCCCTTCAGGAGCAGTTTCCAGACGTCACCGATACATCCGACCTGCGCAAAATGCTCGCCTTGTTGAGTGATGGCGCCTTCATCAAGCTGCAGCACATGGTCGAGGCCGATCCGTCGTTGGTCGGCACGACCGAACTCGTCAGTCTGCCCGCGGGCAGCGATGTCGACATGTTCTCAAAAGGCTACATATCGCGCGATGTCGCGGAGACGTCGCGACGCGTCGACGACCAGGAGATCGGCTGGCTGGACACGTTGTCAGCACAGGACGCGCTGGTGACGGTCCCCAATTGGGACTTCTTTACCCGCGGTGACAGCCGCGAGCCCGAGCGGGCGGGTATTGGCGGCGCTCTGGTCGGATCGGCCCTGACGCTTCTCGTCACCTTCCTGGTGTCATTCCCGCTTGGCGTCGCCGCCGCAATTTTCCTTGAGGAGTTTGCGCCGAAGAAACGCTGGGTCGACATTATCGAGGTCAACATCAATAACCTGGCGGCCGTACCGTCGATCGTGTTTGGCCTGTTAGGCTTGGCTGTTTTCCTGAATGTGATGCACATGCCGCGTTCGGCGCCGGTCGTCGGTGGCCTGACCCTGGCGTTGATGACGCTGCCGACCATCATCATCACGACACGCGCCGCGTTGAAGGGCGTGCCGCCGTCGATCCGAGAAGCGGCTACCGGGTTGGGCGCATCACCGGTCCAGGTCGTCTTTCATCACGTCATGCCGCTCGCCATGCCGCGCGTCCTGACCGGCACCATTATCGGCATGGCCCAGGCACTCGGTGAAACCGCGCCGCTCCTGATGATCGGCATGGTCGCCTTCATCGTCGATGTGCCGAGCGGACCGCTTGATCCCGCGACCGTACTGCCGGTGCAGATCTATCTATGGGCCGACAGCCCCGAACGCGGTTTTGTCGAAAAGACATCCGCCGCCATCATGGTGCTGCTCGGGTTCCTTATCGTCATGAACGGCATTGCCGTCTTTTTACGTCAGAGGTTTGAAGTCCGATGGTAGAAGCCCACGCCGTAGCCGAAGAAACGAACGCGCCCGAGTACGATGCGCGCACCATCCGTCACGACGAGCTGCCCGAGCTTGAGAGCCCAACGAAGATCGACACCCGTGACGTCAAGCTCTGGTACGGCGAAAAACAAGCGCTCGCCGGCATCAACATCAATGTTCCCGAACGTCAGGTAACGGCCTTTATCGGGCCGTCAGGCTGCGGCAAGACAACGTTCCTGAAGTGCTTGAACCGCATGAACGATACGATCGAGGGTGTGCGGATCGAAGGCCAGATCACCATGGACAATCAGGACGTCTATGACCGCCGTGTCGATGTCGTCCAGCTGCGCGCGCGTGTCGGCATGGTGTTTCAGAAACCCAACCCGTTTCCGAAATCGATCTATGACAACGTGGCCTACGGACCGCGCATTCACGGCCTGGCGCGCAACAAGGCGGAACTCGATGAGATCGTCGCGACCAGCTTGCGCCGAGCCGGCCTCTACAACGAGGTCGCTGATCGCATGCAGGATACGGCGACCGGCATGTCGGGTGGCCAGCAACAGCGTTTGTGCATCGCGCGCACCATTGCGGTCAGCCCGGAAGTCATCTTGATGGACGAACCGTGCTCGGCGCTCGATCCCATCTCGACCGCCCAGGTCGAGGAACTGATTGATGAGCTGAAGGAGAACTACACGGTCGTTATCGTGACCCATAACCTGCAACAGGCCGCGCGCGTTTCGCAGTACACCGGCTTTTTTCATCTGGGCCGTCTCATCGAGTACGGCGAAACCGCTCAGCTCTTCCATAATCCTGCCCAGCGCATGACCGAGGATTACATCACCGGCCGCTTCGGCTGACCGGCGGGCAATAGGAAACAAACAACATGACGACCACGCAGCAACATACCGTCCGCTCCTATGATACGGAGCTTGAAGAGGTCACCCGCGACATTCTGGCGATGGGCGGGTTGGTCGAAGCACAACTACGAAGCGCCCTTGACGCGCTGGTTGAGCGCGATCACGAGCTTGCCCAACGTATCGTCGAGACGGACCAACAGATCGATGATCTGGAACGCCAGGTTGATGAGCTCGCGACACGCATTCTGGCGCTGAGGCAGCCGATGGCGGAGGACCTGCGGCGCGTCAAGACTGCGCTGAAGGTGGCGAGCAACCTTGAGCGAATGGGCGACTTGGCCAGCAACATCGCCAAGCGCAGCCTGACCATCGAAAGCGATTCGGACATCCCGCAGCGCGAGGGCCTGAAGCGCATGGGCGCAGCCGTCTACGCCATGACCAACGACGTGCTTAACGCCTATCGCGACGAGAACAAGGAACTTGCGCTATCGGTGTGGCATCAGGACGAAGCCATCGACGAGATGTACAATGCCGTCTTCCACGGCATCCTGACCGACATGATGGCCGACCCCAGCACGATCGCGGCGGGAACACAGGTCCACTTCGTCGCCAAGAACATCGAGCGCATGGGCGATCACACGACGAACATCGCCGAGATGATCACCTATATGACAGAGGGCACCCTGCCCGATCAGGACAGGCCCAAGGGCAGCACGGTGCCCCAGGGCGCCCCGGACGACAATTGACTGGTGCATGAGTGGGAAACTTGTAACCGATGGACGCGACAATTCTTGTTGTGGATGACGAGGCGCCAATTCTGGCGCTGCTACGCTACAACCTAGACAAGGCCGGTTACCGTGTGGTCGAGGCAACGGACGGCCAGGAAGCTCTGACCCTGATACGCGAGCAATCGCCCGATCTGGTCGTGCTCGACTGGATGCTGCCCTCGATCTCCGGCATCGAGGTGTGCCGCCAGGTGCGCCGCGACAGCGAGCTGCGCAACCTGCCGATCATCATGTTGACGGCACGCGGCGAAGAGCAGGACCGCGTGCGCGGTCTGGAGGTCGGCGCCGACGACTATATCCCCAAACCCTTCTCGCCGGCCGAACTCTTGGCGCGCATCCGCGCGGTACTGCGGCGTATCCGGCCGGCTCTGAGCGAAGAGGCCTTGTCGTATGCGGACTTGCACATGGACCTCGCCGCGCACCGGGTGTCGCGCGCCGGCAAGCCCATTCATCTGGGGCCTCGCGAATTCGACATGCTGCGCTTCCTGATGGAGCACCCCGGCCGCGTCTTCAGCCGTGAGCAGCTCCTGGACAGCGTCTGGGGCAACGACATTTTTGTCGAGCCGCGCACCGTCGACGTCCATATCGGCCGGCTTAGAAAGGCGCTCAACATTGCCGAGGGCAAGGATTTGATCCGCACGGTCCGCTCGGCCGGTTACGCGCTGGACGCGGCCTAACGCACGTTTTTTGCCCGTTTTGGCGGTTCAGCGGTCGATCTGGCGTTTGTCGGTACCCCATCCTTCTTCGCACCAATCGCTGCCAAGTCACGGAAAGCACTGGATTTCTTCATCCGGCTTCGCCAGGATAGAGGCTCCATGCTTCATTGTGTGATACTCTCCCGATCATGAAAGATAGGCAGCCCTGGTCGGTGCGCGGCGTTTCGCGCGAAGCGCGCGCAAAGGCCGCTCGCGCAGCAGCCCATCGGCATATGACCATCGGCGAGTGGGTGACCCAGGTTCTGGTCGCCGCCGCCGATCGTGATCTTGGCACAGCGACCGATGAGCCGGCGCCATCCGAACCATCCGGCGGGTCCAACCTGCCGGCGACCAACAGCGGCACCGAGCGTGAACTGGCCCAAGCCTTGGGCGCTCTGGTTCAGCACCTGCAGAAGAACGCTGAGGATGCCCCGGTCGGCGACATTGTGCGCCGCATGGAACGCACGGAGCATGCGCTTGTCGGGCGCATGGAGCAGATGGCCGCGGGTCTTTACAGCGTCATGCAGACCATGGAAACCCGCGCCATGCCGATCATCGACGGCGACCAGCCCGCCGGCGCACGACCCAAGGGCGCGCCGCCGATCATGCTGCCAGATCAGTCCCGATTGGCCGATGCGGTCGAGCGGGTCGTCGATGCCGAGGCGCGCCGTCAGGACCAGATGGCCGCGGTCGCCGACGCGCTGACCATGCTGGCCGCGAAAGTCGACAGTGGCGATAGCGGTAGCGGTTCGGCCACCACGCCCGAACCGGCCGACGAGCCGGTCGACGAGGCCGAAACGAAGGCGAGCGACGACGAGGCATCGCCGGCCGAAGAGATTGATGAGACGGTCCCGGCAGCCGCCAACGACACCGAACCGCACGATGAAAGAGCGTTCGACGATGACGGTGAGGCCGTTACCGAAACGGCCGATGAGGCTTCAGGCGAGAGTGAGTCTGACGACGAAGAGTCGACATCCGACGCGTCCCAAGTGGACGACGACATCGAGCCGGTGGCCGCGGAGACCAAGACGCCGCCACCGCCGGCGGCTTCCAGCTATACCGGCACCCGCGACGAACACGGCAACGATGTCATCGCGGCCATTCGTGCGCGGAGCGCGCGGCCGCCGGAATTTGCCGAAACCGCTGAAGAGCCGCGCCGGGGCTTGCTCGGACGCCTTTTCCGGCGCGACTCCTGATCTTGACTCAGGCGGCCAGCGCCTGATCAGCCGGCACGTAGTCGTAGCCCAGGGCTTCGGCCACCGCCTTGTAAGTCACCTTGCCGGCCATGACGTTCAGGCCTTCCTTCAGGTGCGGATCGTCGGCCAGGGCCTTCTTGACGCCGTTGTTCGCCAGGCGAACCGTGAACGGCAAGGTCGCGTTGTTCAGCGCAAAGGTTGACGTACGTGCCACGCCGCCGGGCATGTTGGCGACGCAATAGTGGACGACCTGGTGGACCCGGTAGGTCGGTTTGGCGTGCGTCGTGGCGTGGCTGGTTTCGAAGCAGCCGCCCTGATCGATCGAGACATCGCACAACACCGAGCCGCGCTTCATGCGCTTGACCTGGGCTTCCGTCACCACCTTCGGCGCAGCAGCACCCGGGACCAGAACGGCGCCGACCACGAGGTCGGCGGCCAACACGTACTCTTCGACCTGATCGACCGTGGAATAGAGGTTCTTGGCCCGGCCCTCGAAGAACTCATCGAGATGGCGCAGGCGCGCGACCGAGCGATCGAAGATGGTCACCTCAGCACCCAGTCCAACCGCCATGCGCGCGGCATTGGTGCCAACGACGCCGCCGCCGATGACGACAACCTTGCCGGGTTCGACGCCGGGAACGCCGCCCAGCAGAACACCGCTGCCCTTTTGCGTCTTCTCCAGGCAATGGGCGCCTGCCTGTATCGACATGCGTCCAGCCACCTCGCTCATGGGCGCCAGCAGCGGCAGGCCGCCGTGATCGTCGGTGACGGTTTCATAGGCGATCGCCGTGCAGCCGGACTCGACAAGCAGACGGGTCTGCTCGGGATCGGGCGCCAGGTGCAGATAGGTAAACAGGATCTGACCGTCGCGCAGCATCCGGCACTCGTCGGGCTGAGGCTCCTTGACCTTGACGACCATATCCGCGCGCGCGAACACCTCCTGGGGTGTGTCGACGATTTCCGCGCCCGCCTTGACGTACATCTTGTCGTCAAGACCGATCTCGCGGCCTGCGCCCTTTTGGACGATGACCTGGTGGCCGTGTTGGATGACCTCACGGACACTCGCGGGCGTCATGCCCACGCGGTATTCGTGAACCTTGATTTCTTTCGGCACGCCGAGAAGCATCACCGACTCCGTCTGTTTGAAGATTGGAACAAAGAGGCAGGAGATACCGGCGACATGGGTACCGCGACCTCCCGGGTTGACGCTGCTTCAAACCATGTTCCCAGTTGGAAATCAACCTGACGATTTCCGGTCATCATGGGCCCAGCGCGTACCGATCAGGATGACGACGGCCGATCCGGCTCGATACCCGGCCTCAACATCCGGAACACTGTCTCGACGATGGTGTATTCGGCATAGCCGAGCCGAGCGATCGGACGGACCGCGGCAAGATCAACCCGGCCATCCTTCAAGATCCCATCGTCGATATGAATACCCACGACCTCGCCCAAAACCACCTTGTTGGGACCCCCTGGCCCGTTCTGCGGAACCTCGATGGTCTGCAGATAGCGACACTCCAGTGCCACCGGCGACGCCTTGACCCGGGGCGGTTTGACCAGCCGGGACGGCACCAGATCGAGCGCCGCCAACGCCGCTTCGTCGACGCCGTGGGGAACTTCATCGGAGGTCGTGTTCATCTCCTCGCGCAGATCCCACGTCACCATGTTGTGGACGAACTCGCCTGAGGTCTGGGCGTTGGCGACGCTGTCCTTGTGATTGGCGTCCAGGCGGGCGCCGCCGGAGAACATGATGACCGGCGGATCGTCGCCCATGGCGTTGAAGTAGCTATAGGGCGCCAGGTTCACCTGGCCCGCCGCATTCAGCGTCGTGAACCATCCGATCGGCCGCGGCGCGACCAGCGCCTTGAAGGGGTCGCGCGGCAGGCCGTGGCCATGGCGTGGTTCATAGAACATGGTCCGTCCTTGCAACGTTCGTCGGGTCGGGCCAGGCAGCGCGCCGGGCTATGCGGCCTCGTCGACCCATTTCCTGTAGCGGTCGATGTAATAGGCGTCGTCATGGGCGGTGGCCTTGGCGGAGTCGCGGCTCGCCATCAGGTCATACCAGGCCCGGATCCGCGTGCATTCCTCCGGGATCGACGCCTTGCGGTGATGCGCGATGGCGCCGAAGCGCTCGAAGAACGGGTAATAGGTCAGATCGACCATGGAGACCTCATCGCCCAGCCAGTAGGGGCCGTCGGAGAGCTGACGCATGCCATCGAACTCAATCTTTCGAAGTTGGTCCTCGACCTTGATCCTCAGCTCCGCCTGCTTGGCTGGGTCCTTGGCGAACAACAGCTCGTAGCTGTCCTCGACCCAGACGTTGTTGCAGTAGTCAATCCAGATGCGCGCCTTGGCCCGGGCGACGGGATCGCGCGGCATCATCGCTGGGTCGGGATAGGCTTCGTCGATGAACTCGTTGATGATCGCCGACTCATAGACGACGTCATCGCCGATCTTGACGACCGGGACCTTGCTGTAGGGCGAGACCTCGTTGAACCAGTCGGGCTTGTTCGACAGGTCGACCTCGCGACGCTCGAACGCCAGACCCTTCTCGAGCAAGGCCATGTGCGTGCGCTGGGCGTAGGGACAGACCTCGGCGGTAATCAATTCGATCTTCGGCATGGTCGGACCTCCTGTTCTTGGAACGCGGCGCGGTATCTTATCCCAGTTGCTCGGCGATCAAGCTCTTCAAGTTAGCGCGAGGCCGTGCGCCCAGATGGCTGATGACCTCACCGGCACAGATCGAGCCATAGGTCCCGGCGCGCGCCAAGTCCTCGCCAGCCGTATAGCCATAGAGAAATCCGGCGGCATAAAGGTCGCCGGCGCCCGTCGTGTCGACGACCTTGACCGACCGCGCATCGACCGCGTGACGTTCCGCGCCCCGGCAGATCACCGAGCCCTTCTCGCTGCGGGTCAACGC includes these proteins:
- a CDS encoding substrate-binding domain-containing protein, which produces MKIRTLAVATAALVLTAGAAQARDQIRIVGSSTVFPFSTAVAEKFGEKTDFPTPVVESTGSGGGLKLFCGGVGEEHPDITNASRRIKESEVALCAENGVADIIEVKIGFDGIVIANSVEAAQMDIGLRELWMALAAEVPDGNGGFVANPYTNWSDIDASLPNYAIRVLGPPPTSGTRDAFVELAMEGGCKQFDEVKALKESDEDRYDEICQSIREDGAFVEAGENDNLIVNKLEADPDAFGIFGYSFLTQNDDKVQGSLISGEAPTFENIADGAYPVSRSLYFYVKTAHIGVVPGIDEYIVEFTDEGTWGPFGYLANKGLIPLPDDERAKVSTDARAHNNLSM
- the pstC gene encoding phosphate ABC transporter permease subunit PstC encodes the protein MGTGIATLIILALAFFAYASGRKRARGLAAATDRPSDLHSRPVYHGWFVGLACGLPAVALWILALAVGDHMVQAAILADLPPEISELSGPQLNRFLDDAQALATGGRTTIDPTPELVQASEQYASLNALRIWISFAGAVGLGVIGLGLALRKIEIGFRARQPVERILMITLLLAATISILTTIGIVFSVLIESIRFFEKVPIFEFLFGLNWSPQTALRVDQVGSSGAFGAVPLFVGTALVTLIAMLVAGPIGLLSAIYLAEYAHPRFRAIAKPILEVLAGIPTVVYGFFAALVMAPFFRDAGASIGISVSSESAIAAGVVMGIMIIPFVSSLTDDAIAAVPKQLRDGSLALGATRQETITGVIIPAALPGIVAGFLLAISRAVGETMIVVMAAGLAANLTVNPLETVTTVTVQIVTLLVGDQEFDSAKTLAAFALGLVLFIITLALNVVALRVVQKYREKYD
- the pstB gene encoding phosphate ABC transporter ATP-binding protein PstB, with translation MVEAHAVAEETNAPEYDARTIRHDELPELESPTKIDTRDVKLWYGEKQALAGININVPERQVTAFIGPSGCGKTTFLKCLNRMNDTIEGVRIEGQITMDNQDVYDRRVDVVQLRARVGMVFQKPNPFPKSIYDNVAYGPRIHGLARNKAELDEIVATSLRRAGLYNEVADRMQDTATGMSGGQQQRLCIARTIAVSPEVILMDEPCSALDPISTAQVEELIDELKENYTVVIVTHNLQQAARVSQYTGFFHLGRLIEYGETAQLFHNPAQRMTEDYITGRFG
- a CDS encoding phosphate acyltransferase, with the translated sequence PAAVARAAMDSGVARRPIIDMEDYELQLAGRLDQVAGRMNEVFTQARARQARVVFAEGEEEKTIRAAALWRDQGLGTPILVGRPEEVTEHMQTLGVQADGIEIINARTAPNRQAYIDYVYTRMQRRGALLRDSTRWVNLDRNVFAAAMLATGDADAVVTGVTRNYAAALSHIQRVLDSKAGHQVFGMAILVTQGRNLFVADTSINERPSAEELADIAVQAAAKARAMGTEPRVALVSFSNFGSRGEEQVQHIRDAVELLEARGVDFEFDGEMAPDTALDPYLLEYYPFSRLSGPANVLVMPSLHAANIAYKLVEAMEAADVIGPILVGLEKPVQIVRLGATVNDILNMAALAAIDVEY
- a CDS encoding ATP-binding protein, with product MAAGAEGSAPVSRSAPRLGQIVAGALPLAATPVVVLGAMALFGLADPVAALVGAVASAVVAAIVIRPILRNLSSAKRYSQMLARDAAADPPRLDAGSGADDLQELLRQVHDLLAARDKRIDDLAAEAGRILDALPDPILMVARDGHIVRTNRTGRELFGPDVVGRDLAAVTRDPTFLAAADAARDRGESSDVELTILAGRVPHSFGASVAPLPVRGNGGPAVMAVFHDLTAMKRTEQMRVDFVANASHEIRSPLATLVGCIETLRGPARDDEDAWDDFLEMMDDQGKRMTRLVGDLLSLSRIELNEHTRPTGEVDLTDVLARTQTALEWEATAKDMVVRSKLDAPLPTVRGDAAEIEQVAYNLLSNAIKYGRAGTEVTVTAGHRPAPPERARMERIPVVWFTVRDRGDGIASEHLPRLTERFYRVDTARSRELGGTGLGLAIVKHILNRHRGDLTIDSTVGDGSTFTVYLPALEID
- the phoU gene encoding phosphate signaling complex protein PhoU, with the translated sequence MTTTQQHTVRSYDTELEEVTRDILAMGGLVEAQLRSALDALVERDHELAQRIVETDQQIDDLERQVDELATRILALRQPMAEDLRRVKTALKVASNLERMGDLASNIAKRSLTIESDSDIPQREGLKRMGAAVYAMTNDVLNAYRDENKELALSVWHQDEAIDEMYNAVFHGILTDMMADPSTIAAGTQVHFVAKNIERMGDHTTNIAEMITYMTEGTLPDQDRPKGSTVPQGAPDDN
- the pstA gene encoding phosphate ABC transporter permease PstA; this encodes MTDMATNTSIIGKGNAAQARVRRRYARERRFQWICLSALAVAGIFLVILIGSIVSRGYTAFVTTEIELAVTFNADLVDAENPSSGNYRMVVVQALQEQFPDVTDTSDLRKMLALLSDGAFIKLQHMVEADPSLVGTTELVSLPAGSDVDMFSKGYISRDVAETSRRVDDQEIGWLDTLSAQDALVTVPNWDFFTRGDSREPERAGIGGALVGSALTLLVTFLVSFPLGVAAAIFLEEFAPKKRWVDIIEVNINNLAAVPSIVFGLLGLAVFLNVMHMPRSAPVVGGLTLALMTLPTIIITTRAALKGVPPSIREAATGLGASPVQVVFHHVMPLAMPRVLTGTIIGMAQALGETAPLLMIGMVAFIVDVPSGPLDPATVLPVQIYLWADSPERGFVEKTSAAIMVLLGFLIVMNGIAVFLRQRFEVRW